CAATCCGGTACCGGCAAGCCGGATAAATGGATCGCGTTCGCGCATCAAACGGAAGTAACTGCGCAGAACCACGGTCGCGTAAAGCGCGATGATCAGCAACACGAGGATCAGTCCGTATTCTTCTGCAGCAACCGAAATGATGAAATCAGTGTGCGCGTCGGGCAAAGACCACTTCACCGTGCCTTCCCCCACGCCAACTCCGAACAGCCCACCCTCGCGGATGGCGTTTGTGGCATAGCCAATCTGTGTGGTGGGGTCGAGCGACCGGTCCAGAAACCCGTCGATCCGTCGGGCAAAGTGTTCCGAACTGGAATAGGCCAACTGCGCCGCGGGGACCAACGCCAGCAGGATGCCACCGATCAACATCATCGGCGCGCCGGACACAAAGTACATCACACTCCAGCCAAACAAGATCAGGCAAGCCTGACCAAAGTCTGGCTGCATTGCGAGGATCAGAACAATCGTGATCATCAAAAGAAACGACCACATGCGCCCCGGGGGGCCATTAATCTCTTCGTTCGCCGCCATCATCCACGCACAGACAACTACAAATCCGGGTTTCAGAAACTCAGACGGCTGAATTGACGCAAATCCGAGCGAATACCATCGCATCGCGCCTTTGCCAAAGTCGGTGCCAAAAAATGGAAGCAGCACCAACGCAATCATTGTCACGCCAAAACCAAGCACCGATAAGCGTCGGACAAGTTTGGGAGACATCATGGACGTCAACAACATTGCGACTAAAGCTGCGCCGCCGAAAATCGCCTGCTTTTTAACGTAGTGGAAGGGTTCGAACCCGTTTTTTGCCGCCAACGGAGGGCTCGCCGCCATTCCCAGCATAATCCCAATCACAAACAGCAAAAGGATGGACGTCATCGTCCATTTATCCAGCGTCTGCCACCACTTGGGCAATACGGGCTCACGCTCGTGCGCAGGAAGCGCACCATAAACCATCTCTGTCATCGGATAACCGCCGATCTCTGCCTCTGTTTGCCCGTGGCCGGTTTTCTCGGTTCCACAAGCTGCCCGTTTGCCGGGTCTGAGCGGAACCTTAACACCCAAAACCCTTCATGGAAAGTAAAGAGAACCCGATAAGTTGCGCGACCGCACGCCCTTGACGCTTCGCCGTTCATGAGGCACCCCGCAAACATGAAATGGGATACAATCATTCTTGGCGCTGGTGCAGCCGGCATGATGTGCGCGACACAAACAGGTGGGCGCACGCTTGTGCTTGATCACGCCAAGGCTCCGGGAGAGAAAATCCGCATCTCCGGCGGCGGGCGCTGCAACTTCACCAACATGTACGCCGGTCCAGAGAATTTTCTGAGCGGCAACCCCCATTTCTGCAAATCCGCGCTCAGCCGCTACACGCAATGGGATTTCGTCGATTTGGTCGCGGCCCACGGCATCCCCTACCACGAGAAAACACTAGGCCAGCTTTTCTGCGACAACTCGGCAAAGGACATCATCGCGATGTTGCGCGCCGAAATGACAAAAGCTGGCGCACAGCTCCGCCTGGAAACATCTGTCGTCAGCGTGCGCCATGATGGAACAGCTTTCACTGTTGAGACCGAAAAAGCGGGGCAACGCCAAACTCAAAATTGCACGAACCTTGTTCTTGCGACAGGAGGCAAGTCGATCCCAAAGATGGGTGCAACCGGCCTCGCCTATGACCTCGCCCTGCAATTCGGCTTGTCGCTCACAGAAACCCGCGCCGGCCTCGTTCCATTCACCTTCTCGGAACAACGCTTCAAGGACATATCAGGCGTGGCACTCCCGGTCCGCGCAGCCGCCAATGGCGTTTCTTTTGAAGAAGCCATGCTGTTCACTCACCGCGGCCTTTCCGGGCCGGCCATGTTGCAAATCAGTTCGTATTGGCAGGAGGGCCAAGAGATAATTGTAAATCTCTTCCCGGACTCTGACCCTCTCAGCGTCCTGCGCAGCCGGCGTCAGGAACAGGGTCGCCGTAACCTGACAACCGAACTCGCCACGCTCTTGCCGGCTCGACTGGTTGACCATTTGTCAGGAAGCCTCGATTTGCGAGGCAATCTTGCCGACCAGTCAGACAGCGCCCTGAACTCGCTTTGCGAGGCTTTGCAAAGCTGGCGACTGCGCCCTTCCGGGACAGAAGGTTATCGTACCGCCGAAGTCACCCTTGGAGGGATCAACACCGACGGGCTGTCCTCCAAAACAATGGAATCCAAATCATTGCCTGGCCTCTTTGCCATCGGCGAGGCAGTTGATGTCACTGGTTGGCTTGGGGGCTTCAATTTCCAATGGGCTTGGAGCTCGGGCTGGGCCGCGGGTCAATCCATACGCGCCCGACACTAAACAAAAAGAAACGGCCCCTCTGAAACCAGAGAGGCCGTGTTGTCCATTACAGCAATTCTCAGCGATGCGCATCTGCCTTTTCAAAGACGCTCGACAGACGTGTCCGAAGTTTCTTTGCAGACCCCTTCAAAGCTGCCTGAATATCCGCAGCTTCGTGGTGTGCCGACATCGGGTCCATGCCCCGCGGACGGGCCTCCATGGTGCACAAAATATGATCCGGCCCATGCTTGTCCGCATTCTGGTCTTTCAGATGCACCTCAACACGGGTCAACCGATCGCTCAAGTGTTCGAGATCGTTCTGAACGGCCAGTTCGGCCACTTCGATCACACGCTCGTCACCATGAATAAAGTTGTCGGTGTTCACCTGAATTTGCATCATCAGATCCTCTCTTTGTTACACTACTGACCTATGGTCAGCCCCTTGCTAAAACAAGGTTTGAACAGGGAAAATCGCTGTTCGACCTGACGATAGTTCGGCGCCTTTTCGCCCACTTTGACAGAGGTCAAACCCAACCCGCAAAAACCATCAAATGCGACACACCTTTAATTCAATCGCGCCTGCACCTGGGCGACAAAATCTTCACCGCGTTTCTCAAAACTGTCGTATTGATCAAAGCTGGCCGCAGCTGGCGCCAAAAGCACAACCTCACCGCTTTGCGCCTCTTTCATTGCCCGTTCCACTGCTGTCTCCATGGTGGTGCACACCTCGGCTTCGACGCCTTTCAACTGCATCGCAAAGCCGGCAGCTTCCCGCCCGATGACATAGGCTTTCACAACCTCTCCGGCGCTCTCCGTCAGGGTCCCCAAACCACCTTCTTTCTCCAACCCGCCACAGATCCATCGTATGCGCTTGAAAGCAGACAGCGCCATCTTCGCAGCATCCACATTTGTGGCCTTGCTGTCGTTCACAAAGGTCACGCCATTTGCTTCGGCAATGATCTGGCTGCGGTGTGGCAAACCACCGAAACTCTCAAACGCCTTCTCGATCACTTTCGGCGCCAATCCCAAGGACCGGCACACAGCATAAGCGGCACAGGCATTCTGATGGTTGTGCGCCCCCGGCAGGCCTTTGATCGCGCGCAGGTCAATCGAGCCAGCCTGCCGTCCCTTGCGGTATTCACTCAAAAATCCTTTGCGGGCGAACACATTCCACCCCGCCTCGGTCAACTTGCGCTCGATCGATACGCGGATCACCCGATCATCCCCCGCGCCTTCGCTCAACTGCCCTGCCAGATAAAGCCCTTCGTCCTCATCGACACCCACCACGGCCCGATCCGGCCCGCCTTCGGCAAACAACCGACGTTTGGCCGCGAAATAGCCGCCCATGCCCGCATGCCGGTCCAGATGATCAGGGCTGAGATTGGTGAAGACACACACATCCGGCGTCAGGCTGCGCGCCAGATCGGTCTGATAGCTCGACAGCTCCAGCACCACGACCTCGCCATCCTCTGCCGGTTCAAGATCTAGCACCCCGCGCCCGATATTGCCCGCCAGTTGCGTGCGCCGCCCCGCCTCGGTCAACACATGATGGATCAACGCGGACGTGGTCGACTTGCCATTTGACCCCGTCACCGCCACCACCTGCGGCGTGGTTTCATACATGTCCCACTCCCGCGTCGCGAACGACCGGAAAAAGAGCCCAATATCGTTGTCCACCGGCACACCCGCCAGCAAGGCCGCCTTCACAACCGGGTTCGGCTCTGGGTAAAGATGCGGAATGCCCGGGCTGACAATCAACGCCGCCACGCCCTCAAACGCGCCTTGCTTCAGCAAATCCCGACAGGCAAACCCCTCGGCCTCAGCCTTTTCGCGCGCCACAGGGTTGTCGTCCCAACAGATCGCCTCCGCCCCGCCATCGCGCAGCGCCCGCGCCGTGGCAAAGCCGGAACGTCCCAACCCCAGCACAGCCACCTGCGCACCTTCATAGCCTTGTACCGGAATCATCGCTCGTTCCCCATCGTCTCGTCGCGCCCAGACTGCCTTGTGACACACGGATGCACAAGCAAAGCAAATCTCCAGTTTTCAACACGCGAAACTACGCTTAGGGTTTCACCAAAAGGATGAGTGATGAAGACTTTTGCCAATGGGCTAGCCACGATTTGTGCCGCGTTCATTTTGAGCCAACCTATTCAAGCACAAGTCTCTAAACTGCCCCGCTTCGAAGTTTCGAACATCGAGTGGGAAAGTCCAGACAGAGCGCGCATGGATTGGGTACTTGCCAACGATACCGGCGAGGCTTTCTGCAATCTTATGTCAGTTGGGCCACTGGACCCAAATCCCGCCAATCGGCTTTGGGCGCTGACCATTGCAAAGAACCCGGAAGGTACTTGGTGGGGCTTCCCGCCCCATTGGCTTTTGTATCACGCCCCTGAAGACCCCCCGTTTCAATTTGAGGTGCAGAGGTTCCCTCCGGGCACAACAATAAACGCGTCTTCTTTTGTCTACCCTGATCACTTTTCGAGCGATGGTGCCGAGCGTTTTGCCGTGGAGATTATCCTATTTCGGTGTTCGGATTCTGACGCACTGAACCTACCGACTCCACTTCGAAGATCGGATTGGATGGGTGATCCTCCACAGCCAAAGGCGCTCTATTCGGATGGCTTGATCTATTTGCGATCAACGCTGAGTGATTTGCTGCCGCCACCGGCTGACAAATAACCTCACCGCAACTTCAACGTCGCCAGACCAATCATCGCCAGAATAACCGCCACGATCCAGAATCGGATCACGATCTGCGGCTCCGACCAGCCTTTTTTCTCGTAGTGGTGATGGATCGGCGCCATCAGGAACACACGCTTGCCGGTGCGTTTGAAGTAGAGCACCTGAATGATCACGCTGAGCGCTTCCACCACAAACAGGCCGCCAATGATGCCCAGCACCAACTCGTGCTTGGTCGCCACAGCAATCGCCCCCAAGGCACCACCCAGCGCGAGCGAGCCTGTATCACCCATAAACACCGCAGCTGGCGGAGCGTTGTACCACAAGAAGCCCAATCCGCCACCGATGAGCCCGGCCACAAAGATAAGGATTTCGCCAGTACCCGGGACATAGTGCACATCCAGATATTCCGTAAAGTCGACGCGACCGACGGCGTAGGCGATAACACCTAGCGCGCCTGCCGCGATCATAACCGGCATGATTGCCAAACCGTCCAGACCGTCGGTCAGGTTCACAGCGTTCGCAGCCCCTACAATCACGAACATGGCAAAGGGCACATAAAAAATGCCCATGTGAAACAGCACTTCCTTAAAGACCGGCACTGCCAGCTTGTTCTGCAATAGTTCGGGCTGGAGGAACGTGGCCCAAAGACCCGCCACCATGGCGATCACAAAACCGAGTAGCAAACGCACTTTGCTGGACACACCTTTGGTGTTCTGCTTGCTCACTTTGGCATAATCATCGGCAAAGCCGATCAGACCATAGGACAGTGTCACAAAGAGGATCATCCAGACAAAACCGTTGTCCCAGCGTGCCCACAAGAGTGTCGAGGTCACCAACGCGCCCACAATCAACAAGCCGCCCATGGTCGGAGTGCCCGCCTTCACAAAATGTCCTTCTGGACCATCATCACGGATCGGCTGGCCTTTGCCCTGCTTGCGGCGCAACACATCAATCAGGGGCCGCCCAAACAGGAAACCAAAGATCAAGGCCGTCATAAACGCCCCGCCCGCACGGAAAGTGATGTAGCGGAACAGGTTGAAAAAATCCCCGCCCTCCGACAGTTGCGTCAGCCAATAGAGCATTCAGGTGTCCTCGTTCTTTTTGTTTGCGGCGGGATGACCGAGTTTACGAATTGCGTCAACCACCTTGGCCAGCGCCATGGACAAAGAGCCCTTGGCAAGCACGGCATCTCCTGCATCCACAAGACGCCTGACATCAGCTGCCATTTCGTCGCTTGTTTCCGTCCAAAGACCCCTCTTGGCCTCTGGCAAAGCTTCATAAAGGTGTTTCATCAAGGGGCCAACGCAATGAACCGTATCGATCTTGTCCAGCGCCGGGTGCAGCGCGATGTTTGCGTGCATAGCGACTTCCTGCGGACCGAGTTCTTTCATGTCACCGACAAACGCAATGCGGCGTCCTTTCCCGATCCGGCCCACATCGTTCTGGACATGCGCGGCCGCGAGAACATCCAGCGCGGCACCAAGCGATGTCGGGTTGGCATTGTAAGCATCGTCTATCAAGTCAATTGCGCGATCGGTCTCAACCGGATCAAGCACGACAGTTTCGCGGGCTCCGCGACCGGTATATGGTGTCCAGTTTCCAAGCGCCGCCGCCGCAAGCGCCAAATCGGCCCCCAACGCTTCAACGGCAGCCAATGCACCCAAAGCGTTCATCGCAAAGTGCTGCCCCGCGCTTTGCACTTTGAAAACCAAAGGCTCGCCGTTGGCCACTGCCCGCGCGACTGTGACGTTTCCAGACAAGGTGACGTCTTTTAGGGTCCATTCGCCCGAAGTTTTGCCGAACTCGACCTTTGCGGCCCCCAAATCTCCTGCATGCGCCCGCAGGACATCTACCGTTTCAATATCCGCGTTGAATACGGCCACCCCTGTCGGCTCCAGACCGTCAAATATTGCCGCTTTCTCGCTCGCAATGCCCGCGACATCATCGAATGCTTCCAGGTGCACCGCAGCAACGGTTGTGACCAAACCGACATGGGGCCGTGCCATCTTCGCCAACGGGGCGATTTCACCGGGATGGTTCATGCCAATCTCGATCACGGCGAATTCCGTGTCCGCAGGCATGCGGGCCAAGGTCAGCGGCACACCCCAGTGGTTGTTGTAGCTTGCAACAGAAGCGTGTGTTCGGCCCTGCGCAGACAGCATCGCGCGCAGCATTTCCTTTGTGGAGGTTTTGCCGACTGATCCCGTAACCGCCAAAACCCGCGCGGCGGTACGCGCGCGCCCTGCCCGCCCCAAAGCTTCCAGCCCCGCAAGAACGTCGTCAACGATCAAAAGCGGCGCATCTTCTGACAGACCTTCAGGAATACGGCTGACCAGAGCAGCTCCGGCCCCTTGGCCAATAGCCTGCGCAACAAAATCGTGACCGTCCCGCGCGGCGGTCAAAGCCACAAACAAATCACCCGTTTCAATGGTACGTGTGTCAATGGAAACCCCGCTGACGGACCAGTTTCCAATTGCTCTACCACCCGTGGCTTTCGCGGCTTCCTCTGCAGTCCACAAGCTCATGCGATCCCTCCATCCAGAGCGGCAACCGCCACACTGGCTTGCTCCGCATCATCAAATGGCAACACATCTGAACCGATGATCTGCCCGCTCTCATGCCCTTTGCCGGCGATAAGAAGCGTGTCCCCCGCCTGCAAAGCATCCACGGCGCGCAAAATTGCCTCGGCACGGTCCCCGACTTCCGTCGCCTCCGGTGCCCCTTCCATCACGGCGGCACGAATGGATGCCGGATCTTCGGTGCGTGGATTGTCGTCGGTCACGAAAACAATGTCTGCGTTTTCCGCCGCCGCCTGCCCCATCAAAATACGTTTTCCGGCGTCTCGGTCTCCGCCTGCGCCAACAATGGCAATCAAGCGCCCCATGACATGAGGGCGCATCGCCTGCAGCGCCGTTTTCACCGCATCCGGTGTATGGGCATAGTCGACAAAAATGGCCGCACCGTTTTCTCGTGTCGCAGCAAGTTGCATGCGACCCCGAACCGTTTTGAGCGACCCGAGAACCTCAAAGACCCTTTCAGGCTCGGCACCGCAGGCAATCGCCAAACCGGCCGCCAGCAACACGTTCTCCGCCTGAAAACCGCCAAGCAGGTTCAACCGCGCCATATAGGTCTTGCCTCTAAAGGCAAACCGGATGTCCTGACCAGTCGCATCAAATCGTTGGCCCAGTAATTCCAGATCAGCACCCTCGCGCCCGACCGTTATGATGTCCTGACCACGGTCCTTCGCAATCAAAACCATGTCCGGCCCTCGCGGGTCGTCTATGTTGATCACTGCCGTGCCGTCATCTGCCAGAACACGATCAAACAGTCCTGCCTTGGCGTCGAAATACTCTTCAAATGTGGCGTGATAGTCGAGATGGTCCTGTGTGAAATTCGTAAAACCCGCGGCTTTCAGGTGTACACCGTCCAGCCGCCGCTGAGCCAACCCGTGAGAGGACGCCTCCATCGCGCCAAAAGCAATGTCTGCCTCGGCCGCAGCCGAAAGAGTACGATGCAAAGTGATCGGCTCCGGAGTTGTGTGATTGAGCGGCGCGGTGAAATCGCCTTCAACACCGGTGGTACCAAGATTGATGGCCTCCAGTCCCAGTTCCTGCCAGATCATGCGCAGGAACGTCGCGACCGATGTCTTGCCGTTTGTGCCCGTCACTGCCGCCATAACTCCGGGCTGGGCACCGAACCAGAGCGCAGCACCATAGGCCAATGCCATCCGCGGGTCTTCCGTGACAACCAAAGCGGCGCCGCTTTCCGCAAGCTCATCGGCAGCGATCCGAGCTCCTTCAGCATCGGTCAGAACCGCGGCCGCCCCCTGACGCAAGGCATATTGAATGAACTCCCCACCGTGAACCCGCGTGCCGGGCAAAGCCGCAAAAAGGAAGCCTTCTCGCACTTCGCGACTGTCCACAGCCAAACCCAATATGTCGGGATTCGCGCCGCCAGCCGCCGCAAGTCCTAGTTCCGAAAGCTGTTTTTTGCCCGCTGTCATCCGCCCCGCCTTTTCGGCTTAATTCGATGTCAGGGTTATATCAGCAAGCTCTGCGGGTTCAACTTGCGGACGGAGACCCAACAAGGGCGCCACACGCGCAATCATTTCGGCCGCAACCGGCACGGCGGTCCAGCCGGCGGTGCGTCGCGGCTCTGTTCCAGACGTTTCCACCGGTTCGTCCAAAGACACAATCAACACGTATTTGGGGTCGTGCGCGGGGAACATAGACGCAAATGTTGCGATGACCTTATCGTCATAGTATCCGCCACCTCGCTCCTTGGGTTTGTCCGCGGTTCCAGTCTTTCCTCCAACCGCATAGCCTGGCACCTCACCAAACGACGCTGTTCCTTCGCTAACCACTTTCCTCAGCATCTTGCGAGCCGCAGCCGCACTGGTTTCGCTGAGCACCCGCGGTCCCTCCTGCACGCGATCTCGTTTCAAAATGGTCGGCAAAACCTGGGTGCCGCCATTGGCAATCGCCGCATAGCCAGCCGCCAGATGCAGAGGGCTTGCAGACAAACCGTGTCCATAGGAAATGGTCATAGTCGACAGTTCCGACCAGTTTTTGGGCAGCAAGGGCTCAGCACCCTTGGCCTCCACCAGCTCAACCGGCGTAGGTTCAAAGAACCCAAGTTTGCCAAGGAAATCCTGTTGACGGGCCGCACCGATCACCTGCGCCATACGGGCCGTTCCGATGTTGGAAGACTTCACGATGATCTTCGTCACTGTAAGCTCGGCGCCATAGTTGCGGAAATCGCGAATTTTGAATTTTCCCCACCGCAGCGGTCCCGCCGTATTGATCAGGGTCGACGGGTTCGCCAAGCCAAGGTCCATCGACTGCGCCGCAGTGAAAATCTTGAAAGTCGAGCCAAGCTCGTAAAGCCCCTGAACGGCGCGATTGAACAACGGGCTGTCCCCTGCGTTGCCCTGCGTCGGCGGACGTGGTCGATCGTTCGGATCAAAATCTGGCAGCGACACCATGGCAATCACTTCGCCTGTGTGCACATCCATCAGCACAGACGATGCGCCCTTGGCGTTCATCAACTTCATACCACCGTAAAGAACGCGTTCAGACGCATCCTGCACCGTCAAATCAATAGACAAAGTTAGCGCACGGCCACCGTTTGCAGGGTCGCGAAGGACTTCATCGAAGTATTTCTCAACGCCAGCCACACCAATCAGCTCGGCTGCATGAACGTCCTCTTCGCCAAAAGTTGCCCCGCCAAGAACGTGCGCTGCCAGTTGGCCATTGGGGTACAAACGCATCTCGCGACGACCGAATTGCAAGCCAGGATCGCCTATGTCATGGACCGCCTGCTTCTGCTCCGGGCTTAATTTCTTCTTGATCCACAGGAACTTACGCTTGCCAGTAAAGTCTTTCACCAGCCGTTCTTCTTTCAGATCAGGAAAAATCGCCGCAAGCTCGCGCGCCACGCGCTCCTTGTCGATCATGTGCGGTGGCTGCGCATAAAGCGCGTGCGTTTCCAGATTTGTCGCCAGAATACGCCCCTTGCGGTCCACAATATCGGCGCGTTCGGCCTGAATATGGCTCGCACTAAAACTTCTGCGAGGCTCCGTGGCATCGGTCATGCTCACAGTCCCCATGCGTACCCCCACGGTTCCGAAGGCCGCTAGAAACAGGAACGACATAACAAGAAGGCGCCCTTCTGCCCGCGCCCGCCCTTTGTTTTGCATTTCCTCGTGGCGCTCACGCAGATTGGCCCGCTCGATCGCTTCAGCACTCTCGCCGTCACGCCGGGCTTTCAGAATTGACGCAAGTGGACGAAGCGGCTTTCTGGTCATGGGCGCTCTCCATCCAAATCGGCAGAGACTTCCGTCGCATTTTCGATGCCAAGCAGACTCTCATCTATCGGATAGGCCACCTGCTCAACAATTCCGAACTGGTCTGGCCGCAACGGCAAAAGCTGCAAGTCATTATAGTTGATGTCTGCAAGATCCCTAAGTCGGTCCGGGCGATTGAGATATGCCCATTCCGCACGCAGAACAGCCAGTCGCGCCTGAGCCACACCGATCTGACGCTCAAGCCGTTCAGTGTCCTTAATCATGCGCTGAGTGCTGTAGTTCTCTTGATAAGCCCACACCGACACGCAGATCACGCCAACTACGGTCACAATGAACATTATGGTACGCATTACCGTTTACCCCCGACTGTTGGCATGCCGATGGCCTTGCCCGTCACATCCCCCGCCGGAGCATCCGTGCGTCGCGCCACTCGCAATTTCGCAGATCGCGCGCGCGGGTTGTCGTCCAACTCTTCCGGATCGGGCCCGACTGCCTTGCGCGTCACAAGCTCAAATGCCGGTTTTTCTTTCTCTGTTTCAGGCGCATAGCGGTTAACATTGCCCTGTTTTCCTGCTCGCGCCTGCAGAAACCGTTTCACCATCCGGTCCTCGACCGAATGAAACGTCACCACCGCTAGCAACCCTCCCGGCTTCAGCGCTCGCTCAGCCGCCATAAGTCCCCGGAACAACTCGCCATACTCGTCATTCACGGCAATCCGCAGTCCTTGAAAAGACCGCGTCGCCGGATGGCTCTGCCCAGGTTTTGGACGCGGCAAACACCCTTCGACAATTTCCGCGAGCCTCAGCGTGTTGGTAATTGGCTCGAGTGTTCGCTCCCTGACGATCGCTTTCGCAATGCGCCGGCTCGCGCGCTCTTCCCCGAATTGGTAAAGAATGTCCGCGATCTCGACTTCTGTAGCCTCATTCACGATATCTGCCGCAGACATACCGTCTTGGCTCATCCGCATGTCCAACGGACCGTCTTTCATGAACGAGAAACCCCGCTCAGCCAAATCAAGCTGCATCGAACTCACGCCGAGATCGAGCACAACCCCGTCAAGGTTCTGTGCGTACTCGTCCATCTTTGAAAAAACGCCAGCCACCATTTCGATCCGCCCGTCATAAGCGTCAATCCACGGGGCAGCCAAATCAAAGGCCAACGGATCGCGATCTACGCCAATGACTTTGTCGGCCCCGGCGTCAATCAAACCGCGACTGTAACCGCCAGCCCCAAAGGTTCCGTCCAGCCAGACTCCACCAACAGGGGAAACTTCACGAAGCAGTGGGGCCAGCAGTACCGGAATGTGAGGACGCGATGAACTCTCTTGCGCGCTCATCGTTAGAAATCCTCGTCCCCGTCTAGATAGACAGACGGATCAAGATCGGGATCGAAGTCATCATCCGCCTCAAGCGCCTCGGCTTCGGCGGCATCATATGCATCAGGGTTCCAGATTTCGAAGGTGTCCCCTTTACCTGCGAAGAACGCCATATCCTCAAGGCCGATCTTGTCACGCTGCTCTTTTGGCAGGACCAAACGTCCGGTGTCATCAACGGACGCCTCGATCGACTGTGTGAGATACAACTTGCTCAGCGCCAACCGTTTCTTGGATCCGCGCGGCATTTTCATGATGCGACCAACAACGTCGTTCATCGCGTCAACGGTGAAGCATTCCAAGTATTCGCGCGTGCGACCACCATAGACGATTACAATGTTTGGATTGTCACCGCTCTTCCAGTCAGGGTCCCCGGCTTCGAGCACACGGCGAAACTTGGCCGGAATCGACATCCGACCTTTCGTATCTACCTTGTTGCGGCTCTCGCCTCTGAACATCAGCGCCACGGAACTGGCCTTTCTGCGCCTCACTGCCTAACTCGGTGCGGGAAACGAAACGGCGGATTGATCTGCTGCCACTGATCAATCCGCCGCCCTCGTCCCGCTTTTTGCGGGTGTCCAGCTGCGCGCGCCACCTGGGGGGATGTTCTGCTCGCCCGCGCGCCGGATCTCTAATTTCGATGAAGGCGGGGCCTGTATGAAACCTGACTTGGAATTTTTGTTCGGGGTCTTTTTGCGCCCCTTAATTCCCGTCCTCATCGTGTGATATAGGGATGCCATGGGAAATCATGGAAATCAACAGGATTTTTCACCACTCAGCACAAAATGTTGGTTTTCACCCCCCTGAAAAACAAGATGATGTGTCATAATCACCACCGAGAAACACTACATATGGTTAATACTCTCCCCGCAGACCCCACATATCCACAAAATTGGTCGCACCCAGTATGAGGCCAGAAAATCCCAAAAAATTTTCATTACCCCCTCGAATCCATCCCTCTACAGCGATTCTGGAACCCGAAACCAGCCAAATTACGAGGCTTCCCGACAAAACCACCCACTCCGTCCCACGAATTCCCACGCATCCCATATCTTCCCACATCCCCCCATGACGCTTTCACCTCGGACACCTGCAAACCGAAGAGACCTTCCTCTCAAATCCGGAGTGGGCTAGGTTCGGCCAAAGAGCAGAACAAGAACGAGATGTTGTGATGGGGCGCCAGGATCCCAAGACCGTGGCCAGCATGCTGCGCAAAGCCGGAAAGTCAGGAAGTCGCATCCAGTTTGCCGCACTTCCCTACCGACTGCGCAAAGGCAAACCCGAAATCCTGCTGATCACTTCGCGCGGCACGCGTCAGTGGTTGCTGCCCAAAGGCTGGCCGATGGAAGACATCAAGCCTCACAAGGCGGCAGCCCAAGAAGCCTGGGAAGAGGCCGGTGTCAGAGGCAAACCGTCCAAGCAC
This genomic window from Shimia isoporae contains:
- the ftsW gene encoding putative lipid II flippase FtsW, yielding MTEMVYGALPAHEREPVLPKWWQTLDKWTMTSILLLFVIGIMLGMAASPPLAAKNGFEPFHYVKKQAIFGGAALVAMLLTSMMSPKLVRRLSVLGFGVTMIALVLLPFFGTDFGKGAMRWYSLGFASIQPSEFLKPGFVVVCAWMMAANEEINGPPGRMWSFLLMITIVLILAMQPDFGQACLILFGWSVMYFVSGAPMMLIGGILLALVPAAQLAYSSSEHFARRIDGFLDRSLDPTTQIGYATNAIREGGLFGVGVGEGTVKWSLPDAHTDFIISVAAEEYGLILVLLIIALYATVVLRSYFRLMRERDPFIRLAGTGLVSIFGVQAMVNMGVAVRLLPSKGMTLPFVSYGGSSLIAGGIAVGMILAFTRSRPQGEIGDILRGNVR
- a CDS encoding NAD(P)/FAD-dependent oxidoreductase, with the translated sequence MKWDTIILGAGAAGMMCATQTGGRTLVLDHAKAPGEKIRISGGGRCNFTNMYAGPENFLSGNPHFCKSALSRYTQWDFVDLVAAHGIPYHEKTLGQLFCDNSAKDIIAMLRAEMTKAGAQLRLETSVVSVRHDGTAFTVETEKAGQRQTQNCTNLVLATGGKSIPKMGATGLAYDLALQFGLSLTETRAGLVPFTFSEQRFKDISGVALPVRAAANGVSFEEAMLFTHRGLSGPAMLQISSYWQEGQEIIVNLFPDSDPLSVLRSRRQEQGRRNLTTELATLLPARLVDHLSGSLDLRGNLADQSDSALNSLCEALQSWRLRPSGTEGYRTAEVTLGGINTDGLSSKTMESKSLPGLFAIGEAVDVTGWLGGFNFQWAWSSGWAAGQSIRARH
- a CDS encoding HPF/RaiA family ribosome-associated protein; the encoded protein is MMQIQVNTDNFIHGDERVIEVAELAVQNDLEHLSDRLTRVEVHLKDQNADKHGPDHILCTMEARPRGMDPMSAHHEAADIQAALKGSAKKLRTRLSSVFEKADAHR
- the murD gene encoding UDP-N-acetylmuramoyl-L-alanine--D-glutamate ligase; protein product: MIPVQGYEGAQVAVLGLGRSGFATARALRDGGAEAICWDDNPVAREKAEAEGFACRDLLKQGAFEGVAALIVSPGIPHLYPEPNPVVKAALLAGVPVDNDIGLFFRSFATREWDMYETTPQVVAVTGSNGKSTTSALIHHVLTEAGRRTQLAGNIGRGVLDLEPAEDGEVVVLELSSYQTDLARSLTPDVCVFTNLSPDHLDRHAGMGGYFAAKRRLFAEGGPDRAVVGVDEDEGLYLAGQLSEGAGDDRVIRVSIERKLTEAGWNVFARKGFLSEYRKGRQAGSIDLRAIKGLPGAHNHQNACAAYAVCRSLGLAPKVIEKAFESFGGLPHRSQIIAEANGVTFVNDSKATNVDAAKMALSAFKRIRWICGGLEKEGGLGTLTESAGEVVKAYVIGREAAGFAMQLKGVEAEVCTTMETAVERAMKEAQSGEVVLLAPAAASFDQYDSFEKRGEDFVAQVQARLN
- the mraY gene encoding phospho-N-acetylmuramoyl-pentapeptide-transferase, which encodes MLYWLTQLSEGGDFFNLFRYITFRAGGAFMTALIFGFLFGRPLIDVLRRKQGKGQPIRDDGPEGHFVKAGTPTMGGLLIVGALVTSTLLWARWDNGFVWMILFVTLSYGLIGFADDYAKVSKQNTKGVSSKVRLLLGFVIAMVAGLWATFLQPELLQNKLAVPVFKEVLFHMGIFYVPFAMFVIVGAANAVNLTDGLDGLAIMPVMIAAGALGVIAYAVGRVDFTEYLDVHYVPGTGEILIFVAGLIGGGLGFLWYNAPPAAVFMGDTGSLALGGALGAIAVATKHELVLGIIGGLFVVEALSVIIQVLYFKRTGKRVFLMAPIHHHYEKKGWSEPQIVIRFWIVAVILAMIGLATLKLR